One Herbaspirillum rubrisubalbicans genomic window carries:
- a CDS encoding branched-chain amino acid ABC transporter substrate-binding protein → MWSLCRAAAWALSLLALAAHGAVVAPANTSAALKEEMQVDDATLLIGFAGPLSGPNMGVGRSMRNGAQLAIDEANRRGLRIAGKVYRLKLLSQDDRADPVTAEYVARYLASQHVLAVVGHWTSGTSLVAAPVYHAAGVIQVTPSAMSRKLTALSYPRIFRTIPNNESMGRWSAQYAVGKLGVRTVVTIDDRTPFGQGLAEQFAQEVQAQGAQVVGRYSVSDKTSDFNAPLLQARKQAPDLIFFGGLDWQAAVLVKSIRRLKLEARFMAAAGTVGLPFLMGAGADANGALVLEPGPPEDKMPGWKSFRQRYSESFDSSIDLYSVFSYEAAQAIIEGLRRAGSTDSDAVARAMHRLRFEGVSGPVAFNEEGDLLNPGFTMYEVKDQRWVAVTRLHGLPR, encoded by the coding sequence TTGTGGTCGCTGTGTCGGGCAGCGGCGTGGGCATTGTCTTTGCTGGCCCTGGCCGCGCACGGTGCGGTGGTGGCCCCGGCCAATACGTCAGCCGCGCTCAAGGAGGAAATGCAGGTTGATGATGCAACCTTGCTCATCGGCTTTGCCGGTCCCTTGAGCGGCCCCAACATGGGAGTGGGCCGCAGTATGCGTAACGGGGCGCAACTGGCCATTGATGAAGCCAACCGGCGTGGCCTGCGCATTGCCGGCAAGGTGTACCGGCTCAAGCTGCTTTCCCAGGATGACCGCGCCGACCCGGTCACGGCCGAGTACGTAGCCCGCTATCTGGCCAGCCAGCACGTCCTGGCCGTGGTGGGACACTGGACCAGCGGTACCAGTCTGGTGGCTGCGCCCGTCTATCACGCCGCCGGGGTGATCCAGGTGACGCCCTCGGCCATGAGTCGCAAGCTCACTGCGCTGTCCTATCCGCGCATCTTCCGCACCATCCCCAACAATGAGAGCATGGGACGCTGGTCGGCCCAGTACGCCGTGGGCAAGCTGGGGGTACGCACCGTGGTCACCATCGATGACCGTACCCCCTTCGGCCAGGGGCTGGCCGAGCAGTTTGCGCAAGAAGTCCAGGCCCAAGGGGCGCAGGTGGTGGGCCGTTATTCGGTCAGTGATAAGACCTCTGACTTCAATGCGCCGCTGCTGCAGGCACGCAAGCAGGCGCCGGACCTGATCTTCTTCGGCGGGCTGGACTGGCAGGCTGCAGTGCTGGTCAAGTCGATCCGGCGCTTGAAACTGGAGGCCCGGTTCATGGCCGCGGCGGGTACGGTGGGGCTACCTTTCCTGATGGGCGCCGGGGCCGATGCCAATGGCGCCCTGGTGCTGGAGCCAGGACCGCCGGAAGACAAGATGCCGGGTTGGAAGAGTTTCCGCCAGCGCTATAGCGAGAGCTTCGATTCCAGCATCGACCTTTACTCGGTATTTTCCTACGAGGCGGCGCAAGCCATCATTGAAGGCTTGCGCCGGGCCGGCAGCACCGATTCGGATGCCGTGGCGCGCGCCATGCACCGGCTGCGTTTCGAGGGGGTCAGCGGGCCGGTCGCCTTCAATGAAGAGGGGGATCTGCTCAATCCCGGTTTTACGATGTATGAAGTCAAGGACCAGCGCTGGGTCGCGGTGACGCGCCTGCACGGCCTGCCGCGCTAG
- the nth gene encoding endonuclease III has product MNPTKRREIFERLRQANPTPTTELEYTTPFELLIAVLLSAQATDVSVNKATRKLYPVANTPAAIYQLGVEQLMPYIQTIGLYRTKAKNVIETCRILIEEHGGQVPESREALEALPGVGRKTANVVLNTAFGHPTIAVDTHIFRVSNRTGLAPGKDVDEVERKLIKFVAPEFRQDAHHWLILHGRYTCIARKPQCWNCIIADLCEFKQKTPLPAKGV; this is encoded by the coding sequence ATGAACCCGACCAAACGCCGCGAAATCTTCGAGCGCCTGCGCCAGGCCAACCCCACCCCGACCACCGAGCTGGAATACACCACGCCCTTCGAGCTGCTGATCGCCGTGCTGCTCTCGGCCCAGGCCACCGATGTGTCGGTCAACAAGGCCACGCGCAAGCTCTACCCGGTCGCCAATACCCCGGCTGCGATCTACCAGTTGGGGGTGGAGCAGTTGATGCCCTACATCCAGACCATCGGCCTGTACCGCACCAAGGCCAAGAACGTCATCGAGACCTGCCGCATCCTGATCGAAGAACACGGCGGCCAAGTGCCGGAGTCGCGCGAGGCGCTGGAAGCCCTACCGGGGGTGGGCCGCAAGACCGCCAACGTGGTATTGAATACCGCCTTCGGCCATCCCACCATTGCGGTGGATACCCACATCTTCCGCGTCTCCAACCGCACCGGACTGGCACCAGGCAAGGACGTCGATGAAGTCGAGCGCAAGCTCATCAAGTTCGTCGCCCCCGAGTTCCGCCAGGATGCGCACCACTGGCTGATCCTGCATGGTCGCTATACCTGCATTGCACGCAAGCCACAGTGCTGGAACTGCATCATTGCCGACCTGTGCGAATTCAAGCAGAAGACGCCGCTGCCAGCCAAGGGCGTCTAA
- the rsxB gene encoding electron transport complex subunit RsxB: protein MPPSATTASATLADRLEDLLPQTQCTKCGYAACRPYAEAMAEGRASHNQCPPGGAEGVARLAQLLGQPVIPLNPVHGSEQPRRLAVIDEQVCIGCTLCIQACPVDAIAGAAKQMHTVIDALCTGCDLCVAPCPVDCISMVEATPGRTGWQAWSQEQADAARQRYQWRTLRLRRDKEENDARLAAKAAAKLQEVEAAAAGTPEEQAELARKKAIIQAAMERSRLKKLQAEQAAKSGNATDTPRP from the coding sequence GTGCCGCCATCCGCCACCACCGCCTCCGCCACCCTGGCCGACCGCCTCGAAGACCTGCTGCCGCAGACCCAATGCACCAAGTGCGGCTATGCGGCCTGCCGCCCCTATGCCGAAGCCATGGCCGAGGGTCGCGCCTCCCACAACCAGTGCCCACCCGGCGGTGCCGAGGGCGTGGCGCGGCTGGCGCAGCTGCTGGGCCAGCCGGTGATCCCCTTGAATCCTGTCCACGGCAGCGAACAGCCGCGTCGCCTGGCCGTCATCGATGAGCAAGTCTGCATCGGCTGCACGCTCTGCATCCAGGCTTGCCCGGTCGATGCCATCGCCGGCGCGGCCAAGCAGATGCATACCGTCATCGATGCGCTCTGCACCGGTTGCGACCTGTGCGTGGCGCCCTGCCCGGTCGATTGCATCAGCATGGTGGAGGCCACGCCCGGCCGCACCGGCTGGCAAGCCTGGAGCCAGGAGCAGGCCGATGCCGCGCGTCAGCGCTACCAATGGCGCACGCTGCGCCTGCGCCGCGACAAGGAAGAAAACGATGCGCGCCTGGCCGCCAAGGCGGCGGCCAAGTTGCAGGAAGTGGAAGCGGCCGCAGCCGGCACGCCCGAAGAACAGGCCGAACTAGCCCGCAAGAAAGCCATCATCCAAGCCGCCATGGAACGCTCACGCCTGAAGAAGCTGCAAGCCGAACAAGCCGCAAAGAGCGGCAACGCCACCGACACCCCTCGCCCATGA
- a CDS encoding polyhydroxyalkanoate depolymerase, translating to MLYQLHELNRAFLNPMMQWAETSAKLFSDPVSPLAHTPFSQRIAAGYELLYRLSKEYEKPQFNIGEVPVEGKPVGISEEVVETKPFCRLIHFKKDLPARQSAALKQPTVLVVAPLSGHHSTLLRETVRALLQEHDVFITDWTDARMVPVEQGDFHLHDYVYYVQDFIRTLGPDVHVISVCQPTVPVLAAISLMASANDPKLPKSMTMMGGPIDARKSPTAVNDLATEKPFSWFENTVIYSVPANYPGFGRKVYPGFLQHAGFVAMNPRRHAQSHWDFYMHLRNGDDASAEEHRKFYDEYNAVLDMPAEFYLETIKVVFQDFNLARGTWEIEGNLVRPQDIKSVALFTIEGELDDISGSGQTQAAQELCSSIPKARKQHFTVPKAGHYGIFSGRRWREIVCPKIGEFIRANA from the coding sequence ATGCTTTATCAACTGCATGAACTCAATCGCGCGTTTCTGAACCCGATGATGCAATGGGCCGAGACTTCGGCCAAACTGTTCTCGGACCCGGTTTCCCCGCTCGCCCACACCCCCTTCTCGCAGCGTATCGCCGCCGGCTACGAGTTGCTCTATCGCCTCTCCAAGGAATACGAAAAGCCGCAGTTCAACATCGGCGAAGTGCCGGTCGAGGGCAAGCCGGTCGGCATCAGCGAGGAAGTGGTCGAGACCAAGCCCTTCTGCCGCCTGATCCATTTCAAGAAAGACCTGCCGGCCCGTCAGAGTGCCGCGCTCAAGCAGCCCACCGTGCTGGTGGTGGCGCCTCTCTCCGGCCACCATTCCACCCTGCTGCGCGAGACCGTACGGGCGCTGTTGCAGGAACATGACGTTTTCATCACCGACTGGACCGATGCACGCATGGTGCCGGTCGAGCAGGGTGACTTCCACCTGCACGATTATGTCTATTACGTGCAGGACTTCATCCGCACTCTGGGCCCGGACGTGCACGTGATCTCGGTCTGCCAGCCCACCGTGCCGGTACTGGCGGCCATTTCGCTCATGGCCAGCGCCAACGATCCCAAGCTGCCCAAGAGCATGACCATGATGGGTGGCCCCATCGATGCCCGCAAGTCGCCCACCGCGGTCAATGACCTCGCTACCGAAAAGCCCTTCTCCTGGTTCGAGAACACGGTGATCTACAGCGTGCCGGCCAACTACCCCGGTTTCGGCCGCAAGGTCTACCCGGGCTTCCTGCAGCACGCCGGCTTCGTGGCCATGAACCCCCGCCGTCATGCGCAGAGCCACTGGGACTTCTACATGCACCTGCGCAATGGCGACGATGCCTCCGCCGAAGAACACCGCAAGTTCTACGACGAATACAACGCGGTGCTGGACATGCCGGCCGAGTTCTACCTGGAGACCATCAAGGTGGTATTCCAGGACTTCAATCTGGCCCGTGGCACCTGGGAAATCGAAGGCAATCTGGTGCGTCCGCAGGACATCAAATCGGTCGCGCTGTTTACCATCGAAGGCGAGCTGGACGACATCTCCGGCTCTGGCCAGACCCAGGCCGCCCAGGAACTGTGCAGCAGCATCCCGAAGGCCCGCAAGCAGCATTTCACGGTGCCAAAGGCCGGCCACTACGGCATCTTCTCGGGCCGTCGCTGGCGCGAGATCGTCTGTCCCAAGATCGGCGAATTCATCCGCGCCAACGCCTGA
- a CDS encoding NAD(P)/FAD-dependent oxidoreductase yields the protein MENNVQTAAVNGVIDADAVIIGAGPVGLFQVFELGLLEIKAHVIDSLPVVGGQCVELYPDKPIYDIPAVPVCTGQELTDNLLKQIEPFSPTFHLGQEVTVVNKREDGRFDVETSTGTKFITKTIFIAAGVGSFQPRTLKVEGIEQFEGSQVFYRVKDPALFEGKNIVICGGGDSALDWALNFVGKAESVILLHRREEFRAAPASVAKMKELCEQYEMQLVIGQVTGTEIKDGKLAEVKVTGADGVTRRLPLDMLLVFFGLSPKLGPIAEWGLEIERKQLKVMDTEKFETNVPGIFAVGDINTYPGKKKLILSGFHEAALAAFGAAPYIFPEKKIHMQYTTTSPKLHKILGVESPVFD from the coding sequence ATGGAAAACAATGTCCAGACTGCGGCAGTCAACGGTGTCATCGATGCCGACGCCGTCATCATCGGCGCCGGCCCGGTCGGCCTGTTCCAGGTGTTCGAGCTTGGCCTTTTGGAAATCAAGGCGCATGTGATCGATTCGCTGCCGGTGGTCGGCGGCCAGTGCGTGGAACTGTACCCGGACAAGCCCATCTATGACATTCCGGCCGTGCCGGTATGCACCGGTCAGGAATTGACCGACAACCTGTTGAAGCAGATCGAGCCCTTCTCGCCGACCTTCCACCTGGGCCAGGAAGTGACCGTGGTCAACAAGCGTGAAGATGGCCGTTTCGATGTCGAAACCTCCACCGGCACCAAGTTCATCACCAAGACCATCTTCATCGCCGCCGGCGTCGGTTCGTTCCAGCCGCGCACCCTGAAGGTCGAGGGCATCGAACAGTTCGAAGGTTCGCAGGTGTTCTACCGCGTCAAGGACCCGGCCCTGTTCGAAGGCAAGAACATCGTCATCTGCGGCGGTGGCGACTCTGCCCTGGACTGGGCGCTGAACTTCGTGGGTAAGGCTGAATCGGTGATCCTGCTGCACCGTCGTGAAGAATTCCGCGCTGCCCCGGCCTCGGTGGCGAAGATGAAGGAACTGTGCGAACAGTACGAAATGCAACTGGTCATCGGCCAGGTCACCGGCACCGAGATCAAGGATGGCAAGCTGGCCGAAGTCAAGGTCACCGGCGCCGATGGCGTCACCCGCCGCCTGCCACTGGACATGCTGCTGGTGTTCTTCGGCCTGTCGCCCAAGCTGGGCCCGATCGCCGAGTGGGGCCTGGAGATCGAACGCAAGCAGTTGAAGGTGATGGATACCGAGAAATTCGAGACCAATGTCCCGGGCATCTTTGCCGTGGGCGACATCAACACCTATCCGGGCAAGAAGAAGCTGATCCTGTCGGGCTTCCACGAAGCCGCGCTGGCCGCCTTCGGTGCTGCGCCCTACATCTTCCCGGAAAAGAAGATCCACATGCAGTACACCACCACCTCGCCCAAACTGCACAAGATCCTTGGCGTGGAAAGCCCGGTCTTCGACTAA
- the fdxA gene encoding ferredoxin FdxA, which translates to MTHVVTDSCVRCRYTDCVDVCPVDCFREGPNFLAIDPDECIDCAVCVAECPVNAIYAEEDVPADQQQYIALNAELSRNWPSITKTKAPLPEAEEWKDKTDKLQYLQR; encoded by the coding sequence ATGACCCACGTTGTCACCGACTCCTGCGTCCGTTGCCGCTATACGGATTGCGTGGATGTTTGCCCGGTGGATTGTTTCCGCGAAGGCCCCAATTTCCTCGCGATTGACCCCGATGAATGCATCGATTGCGCCGTGTGCGTGGCCGAATGCCCGGTCAATGCGATCTACGCGGAAGAAGACGTGCCGGCCGACCAGCAGCAATACATCGCCCTGAACGCCGAACTGTCCCGCAACTGGCCCTCCATCACCAAGACCAAGGCACCGCTGCCGGAAGCCGAGGAATGGAAGGACAAGACCGACAAGCTGCAATACCTGCAGCGCTGA